The sequence tctggaactcgccagcttcgggaattcgcaacggctagtccgctataattcaccggactgtccggtgtacaccggactgtccggtgtgacatcgaagcaacggatacttcggcgccaacggctacctgcagcgcattaaatgcgcgccagaagtcaggcacgcccatgctggcgcaccggacactctacagtgcatgtccggtgcgccaccggacatccaggcgggcccagaagacagtgctccaacggtcgaatctcaacggctttggtgacgtggctggcgcaccggacatgtccggtgtgcaccggactctccggtgcaccatacgacagtcagccccaccaaccggctagtttggtggttggggctataaatacccccaaccaccccacattcaagtcatccaagttttcacacttccaaccacttacaagagctaggcattcaattctagacacactcaagagatcaaatcctctcccaaattccacacaaagctttagtgactagtgagagagatttgcttgtgttctttcgagctcttgcgcttggattgctttcttctttcttgattctttattgtgatcaaactcacttgtaattgagacaaaagacaccaatcttgtggtggtccttgtaggaactttgtgttccaagtgattgagaagagaaagctcactcggtccgagggaccgtttgagagagggaaagggttgaaagagacccggtctttgtgaccacctcaacggggagtaggtttgcaagaaccgaacctcggtaaaacaaatccgcgtgtcacacctcttatttgcttgcgatttgttttgcaccctctctcgcggacttaattacatttctaacgctaacccggcttgtagttgtgattatttttgagaatttcagtttcgccatattcacccccctctaggcgactatcaattggtatcagagccggtgcttcattagagcctaaccgctcgaagtgatgtcaggagaactcgccaagagggagatggagactggcgacaagcccgctacaagccacgggtcgacttcatcagaagagtcccgcaacaagaggaaggagaagaaaaactcctccaacaaagggaaggggaaggagaagaaatcctcttcccacaagtcggatcggagaggcgacaaacacaagaggatgaggaaagtggtctactacgagaccgactcttcatcaccatcgacctccgactccgatgcaccgtccgtcacttctaagcaccaagagcgcaagaagtatagtaagattcctctacgctatccccatgtttcaaaacgtactcctttgctctccgttccattaggcaaaccaccggtttttgacggtgaagattataatatgtggagtgacaaaatgaggcatcatctaacctcactccacacaagcatatggaatgttgttgagtttggtgtacaggtaccatccgtaggggatgaagactacgactcggacgaggcggcCCAAATTcatcactttaactcccaagccactactatactcctcgcctctctaagtcgagaggagtataataaggtgcaagggttaaagagtgcgaaggaaatttgggacgtactcaagaccgcgcacgaaggagacgaggtgacaaagatcaccaagcgggaaacgatcgagggggagctcggtcgcttcatgcttcaccaaggggaggatccacaagctatgtacaaccacttgaagaccttggtgaaccaagtgcgcaacctcgggagcgaaaaatgggatgaccatgagatggtcaaggttattcttagatccctcgtatttcttaaccctacacaagttcaattaattcgaggtgatcctagatataagctaatgtctcccgaggaagttataggaaaatttgtgagctttgagctaatgattaaaggctcaaagaaaatcatcgagaaaggcacctcctccacacccgaagcacaaccggtcgcgttcaaggcgacgaaggagaagaaggaggagtctacatcaagtagacaacccatcgacgcttctaagctcgacaacgaggagatggcgctcatcatcaagagcttctgtcaaatcctcaagcaaaggagagggaaagattacaagccccgctccaagaaagtgtgctacaaatgtggtaagcccggtcattttattgcaaaatgaccaatatctagtgatagtgacaggggcgacgacaagaagggcaagaggagagaaaagaagaggtactacaagaagaagggcggtgatgcccatgtttgccgggagtgggactccgacgagagctccaccgactcctcctccgacgaggatgccgccaacatcgccgttaccaagggacttctcttccccaacgtcggccacaagtgcctcatggcaaaatacgacaaaagaaagaaggttaaatcaaaatcctccactaaatatgaatcttctagtgatgataatgctagtgatgaggaagatagtttgcgtaccctttttgccaaccttaacatggaacaaaaggaaaagttaaatgaattaattagtgccattcatgagaaggatgaccttttggattcccaagaggacttcctaattaaagaaaataagaagcatgttaaggttaaaaatgcttatgctcttgaagtagaaaaatgtgaaaaactatctagtgagctaagcacttgccatgaaactattaacaaccttagaaatgaaaatgccaaattaattgctaaggttgattctcatgtttgtaatgcttcaacttccaatcctagatatgataatgttgatttacttgttaggattgatgagttgaatgtttctcttgctagccttaggattgaaaatgagaaattgcttgctaaggctaaagattttgatgtttgcaatattactatttctaaccttagaagtgaaaatgatatattacatgctaaggttgtagaattaaaatcttgcaaaccctctacatctaccgttgagcacacttctatttgtactagatgtagagatgttgatgttaatgctattcatgatcacatggctttaattaaacaacaaaatgatcatatagcaaaattagatgctaaaattgccgagcataacttagagaatgaaaagtttaaatttgctcgtagtatgctttataatgggagacgccctggcatcaaggatggcattggcttccaaaggggagacaatgtcaaacttaatgcccctcctaaaaggttgtctaattttgtaaagggcaaggctcccatgcctcaggataacgagggttacattttgtaccctgccggttatcccgagagcaaaattaggaggattcactctaggaagtctcactctgtccctaaccatgctttcatgtataagggtgagacatctagctctaggcaaccaacccatgctaagttgcctaaaaggaaaactcctagtgcatcaaatgattatgacatttcatttaaaacttttgatgcatcctatgttttaactaacaaatccggcaaggtagttgccaagtttgttgggggcaaacacaagggctccaagacttgtgtttgggtacccaaagttcttgtttctaatgccaaaggacccaaaaccgtttgggtacctaaagtcaagaactaaacttgttttgtaggtttatgcatccaggggctcaagttggatcatcgatagcgggtgcacaaaccacatgactggggagaagaaaatgttctcctcctacgagaaaaatcaagatccccaacgagcgatcacattcgggtatggaaaccaaggtttggtcaaaggattgggtaaaattgctatatctcctgaccattctatttccaatgtttttcttgtagattcattagattacaatttgctttctgtatctcaattatgcaaaatgggttacaactgtcttttcactgatgtaggtgtcactgtctttagaagaagtgatgattcaatagcatttaagggagtgttggagggtcagctatacttggtagactttgatagagctgaactcgacacttgcttaattgctaagactaacatgggttggctctggcaccgccgactagcccatgttgggatgaagaatcttcataagcttctaaagggagagcacattttaggactaaccaatgttcattttgagaaagacagggtttgtagcgcatgccaagcaggaaagcaagttggtgcccatcatccacacaagaacatcatgacgaccgacaggccgcttgagctactccacatggatctatttggcccgattgcttacataagcatcggcgggagtaagtattgtcttgtaatagtggatgattattctcgcttcacttgggtattctttttgcaggaaaaatctcaaacccaagagaccttaaagggattcttgagacgggctcaaaatgagttcggcttaaggatcaagaaaattagaagagacaacgggacggagttcaagaactcacaaattgaaggcttccttgaggaggagggcatcaagcatgagttctcttctccctacaccccgcaacaaaatggtgtagtggagaggaagaatagaactctattggacatggcaagaaccatgcttgatgagtacaagacttcggatcggttttgggccgaggcggtcaacaccgcctgctacgccatcagccggttatatctacaccgaatcctcaagaagacatcctatgaactcctaatcggtaaaaagcccaacatttcatattttagagtctttggtagcaaatgctttattcttgttaaaagaggtagaaaatctaaatttgcccctaagactgtagaaggctttttactaggatatgattcaaacacaagggcatatagagtctttaacaagtcctccagacaagttgaagtttcttgtgacgttgtttttgatgagactaacggctctcaagtagagcaagttgatcttgatgagataggtattgaagaggctccgtgcatcgcgctaaggaacatgtccattggggatgtgtgtcctaaggaatccgaagagcctccaaatgcacaagatcaaccatcctcctccacgcaagcatctccaccgactcaaaatgaggatgaggctcaagttgatgaagtacaaaatcaagcaaatgagccacctcaagatgacggcaatgatcaagggggagatgcaaatgatcaagacaaggaggatgaagaaccagggccgccacacccaagagtccaccaagcaatccaacgagatcatcccgtcgacaccatcctcggcgacatacataaggggtaaccactagatctcgtgttgcacatttttgtgagcattactcttttgttttctctattgagccacacagggtagaggaagcactacaagattcggattgggtggtggcgatgcaagaggagctcaacaacttcactaggaatgaggtatggcatttagttccacgtcctaatcaaaatgttgtaggaaccaaatgggtcttccgcaacaagcaagatgagcatggtgtggtgacaaggaacaaagctcgacttgtggccaaaggatattcccaagtcgaaggtttggatttcggtgaaacctatgcacccgtagctaggcttgagtcaattcgtatattattggcctatgctacttaccatggctttaagctttatcaaatggacgtgaaaagtgccttcctcaatggaccaatcaaggaagaggtctatgttgagcaacctcccggctttgaagatagtgagtaccctaaccatgtttataagctctctaaggcgctttatgggctcaagcaagccccaagagcatggtatgaatgccttagggatttccttatcactaatggattcaaagtcggaaaggccgatcctacactctttactaaaactcttgaaaatgacttgtttgtatgccaaatttatgttgatgatattatatttgggtctactaacgagtctacatgtgaagaatttagtaggatcatgacacaaaagttcgagatgtctatgatgggggagttaaaatatttcttaggatttcaagtaaagcaactccaagagggcaccttcctaagccaaacgaagtatactcaagacattctaagcaagtttggaatgaaggatgccaaacccatcaagacacccatgggaaccaatgggcatctcgacctcgacgaaggaggtaaattagtcgatcaaaaggtataccggtcgatgattgggtctttactctatttatgtgcatcacgaccggatattatgctttccgtatgcatgtgtgcaagattccaagccgaccctaaggaagctcaccttacggccgtaaaacgaatcttgagatatttagtttatactcctaagtttgggctttggtatcctaggggatccacttttgatttgattggttattcggatgccgattgggcgggttgtaaaatcaatagaaagagcacatcggggacttgccagttcttgggaagatccttggtgtcttgggcttcaaagaagcaaaattccgtcgctctttctaccgccgaagccgagtacattgccgcaggccattgttgcgcgcaactactttggatgaggcaaacccttagggactacggttacaaactaaccaaagttcctcttctatgtgataatgagagtgcaatccacatgacggataatcccgttgagcatagccgcactaaacacatagccattcggtatcactttttaagggatcaccaacaaaagggagatatcgagatttcttacattaatactaaagatcaattagccgatatctttaccaagccacttgatgaacaaacttttaacaaacttaggcatgagctaaatattcttgattctaggaacttcttttgttgatttgcacacatagctaattcatatacttttgatcatgtctctttcatgtgctatgactaaatgtgttttcaagtgaatttcaaaccaagtcataggtatattgaaagggaattggagtcttcggcgaagacaaaaggcttccactccgtaactcatccctcgccgtcactccaagcaactctccatttttgggggacagagcatgagcaccaagcaaaaggacttcgtctttggtacaatcctCACTCATTTGTTTataaccaaaggggaagaaagtaattcaagggctctaatgattctgtttttggtgattcatgccaaagggggagagagtatgagcccaaagcaaaaggaccgcaccaccaccaatttctaaaattttagtttttcaaagagtattttcaaattggtatcttacttgtgatatattttcaaattggtataacctcttcaaaattaatatcaaaaccctcttgaacactaagaggatgattttattaagggggagttttgtttagtcaaaggaaaagcatttgaaacagggggagaatttcaaatcttgaagatgctttgcaaaatcttattcatttacctttgactatttgcaaaagaacttcgaaaaggatttacaaaagaatttgcaaaaacaaaacttgtggtgcaagcgtagtccaaaatgttaaaaatgaagaaacaatccatgcatatcttataagtatttatattggctcaattccaagcaacctttgcacttacattatgcaaactagttcaattatgcacttctatatttgctttggtttgtgttggcatcaatcaccaaaaagggggagattgaaagggaattaggcttacacctatttcctaaatgtttttggtggttgaattgcccaacacaaaataattggactaactagtttgctctagtgtataagttatacaggtgccaaaggttcacacttagccaataaaaagaccaagtattgggttcaacaaaagagcaaagggacaaccgaaggcacctctggtctggcgcaccggactgtccggtgcaccaccggacagtgtccggtgcaccagaggactccaagtcaaactcgtcaccttcgggaaaatccggaggcgctccgctataattaaccggactgtccggtgtacaccggacagtgtccggtgctccaaggaagagcaggctctggaactcgccagcttcgggaattcgcaacggctagtccgctataattcaccggactgtccggtgtacaccggactgtccggtgtgacatcgaagcaacggatacttcggcgccaacggctacctgcagcgcattaaatgcgcgccagaagtcaggcacgcccatgctggcgcaccggacactctacagtgcatgtccggtgcgccaccggacatccaggcgggcccagaagacagtgctccaacggtcgaatctcaacggctttggtgacgtggctggcgcaccggacatgtccggtgtgcaccggactctccggtgcaccatacgacagtcagccccaccaaccggctagtttggtggttggggctataaatacccccaaccaccccacattcaagtcatccaagttttcacacttccaaccacttacaagagctaggcattcaattctagacacactcaagagatcaaatcctctcccaaattccacacaaagctttagtgactagtgagagagatttgcttgtgttctttcgagctcttgcgcttggattgctttcttctttcttgattctttattgtgatcaaactcacttgtaattgaggcaagagacaccaatcttgtggtggtccttgtaggaactttgtgttccaagtgattgagaagagaaagctcactcggtccgagggaccgtttgagagagggaaagggttgaaagagacccggtctttgtgaccacctcaagggggagtaggtttgcaagaaccgaacctcggtaaaacaaatccgcgtgtcacacctcttatttgcttgcgatttgttttgcaccctctctcgcggacttaattacatttctaacgctaacccggcttgtagttgtgattatttttgagaatttcagtttcgccctattcacccccctctaggcgactatcaaatccACTGCTCAAAATCACAAAGCGGTGGAGGAGTCTACAAAATATGAAATGATTAGTAGGCAAAGAAAACATGCAACACTTCGAGTCTTCATATTGTTAACATATTAAAAGATTATTCTCACCATTAAATTCATCTGGCGCTGAACAATCGTTGGCTTAAATGCAtaattagcacacatccaataccTCTGACGATAGGTGTCATGATCCTCAGACTTATCAAccttgcaaggatcaccacaaaaacACATAGGCACTGGAACACCACTTGGCAAAGGCAGTGGGTCGAAGGCAGTTCCGATCAAAGGATCGTTCCTAAATTTCGATAATATCTATGGGAATAACAAATATAACAGACTCACAAATATAATTTATTACAACGCTTACCTTTGTTTAGCAGATTTACCACGCCTAGACATTCTACAAATCGATAATATGACAATCAAAAATACTTTTGAAAATGATATCCAAAACCTAACCATTACTCTATTAATCACACATAACATAACAACCTATAAAAAAGAGAGAACTTACTTTGATACAGAGTAACAATAGATCCAAGCAAATAATTTAGGTTGATGTATGTCGTTTCGAAGAATAGAAATGATCAAAAAAACTGACGGCCGAAGGGAAATATTTATAGGCGTGCCAAGATCTATGACGCCGAGGTACGCGCCACGTCAGTTCCACCGTGGCCCGGATTCTGATCTATGCATGCCAAAAAAATTGGCGCCGACACACAGAAGCTAGGCGCGGAGCCAGGGTCCAGTTTTTGAAATGAAACCGCAAATGACGTAATTGTGAAAAAAAACTTTAAAAGgactaaaatgcaaaaaaaaCTGGCCCAACTGCAGACTTGTCGGCACAGCCGTTGTAATATATCCATTCGATCGAAGCAATCGCGCCTTGAACCCTAGCTCCCGCCGCCACCCCACGCCTGCAGCCATGCCGCCCAAGCTCGACCCGTCGCAGGTGGTGGAGGTGTTCGTCCGTGTGACcggcggcgaggtaggcgcggcgTCTTCGTTGGCCCCCAAGATCGGTCCGCTCGGTCTTTCTCCCAAGAAGATCGGAGAGGACATTGCCAAGGAGACGGCCAAGGACTGGAAGGGCCTCCGCGTCACCGTTAAGCTCACTGTCCAGAACCGACAGGCCAAGGTCTCCGTCGTTCCCTCTGCcgcggcgctcgtcatcaaggcgCTCAAGGAGCCCGAGAGGGACCGCAAGAAGGTCAAGAACATCAAGCACAGCGGCAACATCAGTCTCGACGACGTCATCGAGATTGCCAGGACCATGAGGCCCAGGTCCATGGCCAAGGAAATGTCCGGCTGCGTCAAGGAGATTCTCGGCACCTGCGTCAGCGTCGGCTGCACCGTCGACGGCAAGGACCCCAAGGACCTCCAGCAGGAGattgacgacggcgaggtggagaTCCCGTCCGCTTAAGAAGAGGGTATCATGAGCAAATTTCTGTTGTTCGGTTGTAATATTGATGAACCATTTCGCTTTGTCGTTTGGAGCTGCTGTAGCCGATACAGTTAATGGATGTACTTTGTTCGCGATCACGTTTCCTCCATTTAAGCGATGCTCCGGTGATTCTTTTTTTTTCATGAATTGCTAGAATGGGACCAGCATAGCTAATAAGTGTGGTTCCTTGTGTTAGTTGCTGTTCAATCTTCAAAATCGAAGGATTTAGTGTTTATCAGTGTACTGAATGAATTATGCTTCAACTCTCGCCGAATGCTGTTTCAGTTATGGATCATATGCAGTAGCTTGACACGGTTCCTTTTGTATTCTTGCAGGATTGGAGTCTAGGAGGGTTGTCTGTCTACTGAAGTAATTCTCTCTAGCTAGATTTGTCTGTTGAAGTAATTTTCTCTAGCTAGATTTTTGTTAAAATGTATCTCTGCTACCCATTGCTATGGTTTTCTGGTGGATGCGTGCTTTTTACTATATATAGCTAGGAACAGTGTCTTTCATTAGCTCCACTGCACAAGGCTCATGCTGGATGGGGGCAGCGATGAGATTTTCCCAGCTCCAAACTCATGCCATATGCAGTTAAACAATGTGCTGAACAACTTCAAGCCTGTGGGCAAGCATTAACTCTCATTTTGAAAAAAAAGACGCCTAACAAATATTGCTTCGGTTTGAATGACTCGCCCAGGTTGGATTTTGTCAAAGCGTCTGTAGTGATCGCTTGTTTCTGGATGCAGCAGCTTACCTGTTGATTAATAAATACTTCCATGTGCTTTGATGGTTTGCCTGAGTGTCTGTTGGTTCTAATTCAGCTGGATTCACTTAATATTTCTTGTACAGTGCTGGGTATCCATATCAACTCGTACAATCATGTGTATCATCCTGCGTTCCCCATATGGGCAAATCAATTCATGCAACAGagtagtgtgtgtgtgtgtctagCTATTTCTGTTACAATGCTGTCAAGGAGAAATGCAACAACCCAAACCTGGTGTTATTCATATCATCGTTGACATTGGAGATCGTTGACACAGAACCGGAGGATACCATAAATAGAAGAGTTCGTGCAGGAGCTCTCCCAACTTTCTAGAAGAGTCATCATTTACATTCAGCATATGCTGTGGTGAGGGACTAGATGCTATGCAGTTACTTCTGGGGAATTAGCTACAAATGGGTTACTGACTTGTGGGGTCACTCTCCAGTTGGCCCCACAGGTTATTGCCCGAAAGTAACTGCAAATGAACCGTTTCCGGTGTGTAAGTTCAATAGCAATTAAGAATGACAAGCCCCCCCTCTGTGGCGAACAGATTGTCTGTTGTCACGTTCGGAGGCTGTCACGTTCGGAGGCTGCCCACATGTCAGCCACCCGGCTGCCGTAACGTTCTCAGATGTGGATTTGGCTGTCCCGTCGTGCCTGTGTTCGAGGCTCAAATCGTGAAGGAGCAAATAATTGCCTAGAGCACCATTGCAAAATAACGTGAGGGGGAGGTCGGCAAGGAACATGTCCGCTTGCCCATACACGGGAAAAGCGACGTCGTGCAAAGGGTCAGTCCTGATGCCGAAGAGCAGTAAGAAAACTGCTTACATGTTGTAACACTCCCACTCAAGCAGCTGTCCATCATATACTGTCTCCTTAAAATCATGTAAAAATAGGAGATTTGCAATAACATAATGTGTAAAACTCCAGAAAACTTAGTGGGAAAAATTAAAAAAATAATAGTGTATGATGTCTTTTGGGTCTTTATTGAAAACTCCGATGGAAAAAAAATCAAGAGGCAGACATATTCTTGTGTTGACATTGCCTCATTAAAAATCTAATATGAGAAAACTTGTATAGTAAAACTCATATAGAAAAAGACTACAATGTGATGTTAGTATTAGGTTCGATCAAAGAGGTACTCTCTCTTATGCAAGCAAATTTCTAAGTCGACGCATACCAATATCCTTAACACATTTTTGAAATGTGGAATAAGGTAGTGACTTAGTGAATAAGTCTACGAGATTGTCACGGGGCTTTGTTTGCATGACCCTAATCTCAAAAATTTGTTGAAGTTGATGAGGATAGAATAGATATGGGGATATATGTTTGGTAACATTGCTCTTGATATAACCTTGTTGCATCTGAGCAACACAACCTGTGTTATATTCATAGATAATGGTGGATGATTCAATGGAGTGAATCCCACATGATGATTGATTGTGACTAATTACCCTTCGAAGCCAGACATATACACGTGAGGCTTCATACAAGGCAATAATCTCTAAATGATTAATGGATGTTCTTACTGGAGTCTTCTTGGAGGACTTCCAAGAAATAGCAGTTCCACCATTCATAAATACAATTCCAGTTTGATACCTTCCATTGTGAGGGTCCGATAAATAACTAGCATCTGTGTACCCTGCGAGGCTAGGATCTTGATTTCTTTCGTAGAATAGACCAAGATCTgtcgttgtcacacccggatttaggggACAAACTCGGGTGAGttacaaatgtgtgctaggatcaagtctcacacatatgatgactcatggtatagaaatgaatgtcacatcttcactatataataggagttatgtacaaaatagttaaataattacatcatacgaagacaacgatccaacaaccaaagttgactgggagacgacgacctagacctctcacgaactcatagcgacatccttcatgctccttatcttgtggtacatgcccttgacctggggggatgtgagtacagcaagggtgagctcacatacgttcatcgctcaacaagttgtggggaataatgtgcatgagctcacttacggtggagctcacgtgaagtgtaaggtttaccaaaggagatggttaaagctgagcattgcttttaaagttggtcaaaattttattagcagttactaagtataagtagataacaaccc is a genomic window of Zea mays cultivar B73 chromosome 5, Zm-B73-REFERENCE-NAM-5.0, whole genome shotgun sequence containing:
- the LOC100216970 gene encoding 60S ribosomal protein L12-3; translation: MPPKLDPSQVVEVFVRVTGGEVGAASSLAPKIGPLGLSPKKIGEDIAKETAKDWKGLRVTVKLTVQNRQAKVSVVPSAAALVIKALKEPERDRKKVKNIKHSGNISLDDVIEIARTMRPRSMAKEMSGCVKEILGTCVSVGCTVDGKDPKDLQQEIDDGEDWSLGGLSVY
- the LOC100216970 gene encoding 60S ribosomal protein L12-3 isoform X1, with the protein product MPPKLDPSQVVEVFVRVTGGEVGAASSLAPKIGPLGLSPKKIGEDIAKETAKDWKGLRVTVKLTVQNRQAKVSVVPSAAALVIKALKEPERDRKKVKNIKHSGNISLDDVIEIARTMRPRSMAKEMSGCVKEILGTCVSVGCTVDGKDPKDLQQEIDDGEVEIPSA